Proteins encoded within one genomic window of Salipaludibacillus agaradhaerens:
- a CDS encoding maltose acetyltransferase domain-containing protein → MTEKEKMIKGDLYHPEDPKLVKERALARQLIREFNDTPEIEYETRTMIIKKLFGSTGGDIKVESTFRCDYGYNIHVGTNFYANFDCLILDVCPVTIGDNCMLAPGVHIYTATHPLDSIERRSGLEYGKPVSIGDNVWIGGRAIINPGVTIGNNAVIASGAIVTKDVPMNTVVGGNPARVLKSINLSSY, encoded by the coding sequence ATGACAGAAAAGGAAAAAATGATCAAGGGAGATCTCTATCATCCTGAAGATCCTAAGCTTGTAAAGGAGCGAGCCTTGGCCCGCCAGTTGATACGCGAATTTAACGATACGCCTGAAATAGAATATGAGACTCGGACAATGATAATAAAAAAGCTATTTGGTTCAACAGGTGGCGACATAAAGGTTGAGTCTACTTTCCGCTGTGATTACGGCTATAACATCCACGTTGGTACCAATTTCTATGCTAATTTTGACTGCTTAATTTTGGATGTATGTCCCGTGACGATTGGAGATAACTGTATGCTTGCACCAGGTGTCCATATTTACACAGCCACACACCCGCTTGATTCGATTGAACGGCGATCAGGCTTGGAATATGGAAAACCAGTTTCTATTGGTGACAACGTCTGGATTGGCGGACGGGCTATTATAAACCCAGGTGTGACTATTGGCAATAATGCGGTTATTGCTTCTGGTGCCATTGTGACGAAAGATGTGCCGATGAACACGGTCGTTGGCGGAAATCCAGCTCGTGTTCTGAAGAGCATTAATCTCTCATCATATTAA